Below is a window of Electrophorus electricus isolate fEleEle1 chromosome 1, fEleEle1.pri, whole genome shotgun sequence DNA.
CAAGCTCATTCAAAGCCTGTAACAGCCATTCAGGTAAGATAGCTACCcacttagctaggttagcctGCAATCTCAAGTCTTGGTAGTCTTAATGGTAGGTCTAGGGTTCCTCCTGCTTAATTCGGCATTTCCCGCAtcggttttttttctttttttttcttctcatttttctcACGGTATTTGTATGTTCAAAACTGAAAGGACATGACAACTAGGTCTGCTTGAAGAAACTGCccatcatttctttaaaaaacaaacaaacaaacatctatGCAAGTGAACGTGCATCGCATACGCAACCTCAGCTGTTAAATAGGAATTGTAACCCTTCTAATGGCTTACATTTGACTTGGAATGCTCTCAATGTTTGTAGAGTAACAGAGAGATGGCCGGACGACGAACAGCCATTAAGGCCATTGACTGGCTGGCCTTTGCAGAGAGAGTCCCTCCTAACCAGAGAGCCATGTTTAACAACCTGAAGACCTGCAGTGACGCCATCTCTGCCAGGTGAGTGCTGGTCACAGCCCTCTCGAATGTTGGTGTATCAGATCTGCCTGCATGCTGTCTACAGGCTTACATCTGTGACGTAGCATTGAGGACTTTAAGGGGTACATTGGTTAGTGCTTAAAATTTATAAAGTATTTGCTTTGTGAAAAGGCTGATTtggctttatgtatttatgtcttTACTTGATCCATTATTTGTGCTGCATTAAAGGTAAAAATCACCTCTTTGCAGACTTGCTTCACTGCCAGAGAAACCAGCACCCATTGACTGGAGTTACTACAGGAAGACGGTGGCTAAAGCAGGCATGGTGGACGAGTTTGAGAAGAAGGTGAGCTTTAACAGTCCCATATTCAGTTACTCACTACTAGATCATCAGTGCTGCAAAAGCCTGTGTAGCATGTCAACATCTCCCTTCTGTCGCACAAATTCCAGTTTGCTGCTTTGAGCATTCCTGAGCCAGTGGATACCCAGACATCTAAGATCAGTGTGCAGGAGCAAGAGGCTGTGAGTGACaccttctgtctcctcctttcaTTTTGTCCCCTTCCTTTTTATGGAATCGTGGAACTCCATAAACAGACTTTCCACCTGCTCAAAGCTCGAGCCGCTTTAACTCTAAATAGTTTTGCGCCACAGAGTAGTTTGTTGGTTTGTGCATATTTacacttttgtctttttttttttttgttaaggttCTTAATCTTTCCTTTTTGGTTAGTCAAatctttcttttcatctttcgTTTATCTGTTGTTACCGTGCTGCAGAACCAGAGCGCTGCAGCCTATTTGGAGGCATCCAAAGTTCGCATTGCTCACTATGAGAAGGAGGTAGGCTGGGCATtcattgcattacattacattgtaTTGTCACTAAGTTCATTGATGAGTGCTGCCTCTTAGTGTATAACATAAGGTTCTGTTTTGAATGGTTTAGTATGTCAGTGATGAGTTATGTTGAACCTCCAATTATAAGTTGCTACCACAGAGGCTTCTataaacagtttacatttaaatttggtGTACACATGTTCAGTGCTGTTAGGAAGTAAGATCTAAATCTGTCCTGTTTGGTCCTTGACAGCTTGACAAGTTGAAGAACATGATTCCCTTTGACCAGATGACCACTGACGACCTGAACCAAGCGTTCCCTGAGACCAAGCTGGATAAGGAGAAGTATCCATATTGGCCACACAAGCCTATTGCCGAATTGTAATTTATTAGCAAAGtctaattgtaaatgtaataaattcttCAGCCCTGGATTATATTATTTAGTCTGGTCTGTGTAGGGATTCCGAGTGGAAGGACACGCCGCACAACATTATTGTGTGAATGGcctaaaacagaataaatggtGTAATTTTGAAAAAAACTAAAGTGACAGTCATGGTTATTTAGGTggagtgagtgtttgtttgtactaCATTTACTCAGTACacttatttacatttcatatagCAGGAAGGGTGTGTTTGAGGACAACTCAGTGTTGATTCAAATGACTGCACTGAAGTTCATGTTaagtttaatgttaatattattaacattacaTAATTCTTTATTATATCCTATAGTTTCATGTGGTTTTGAAGTTTTATATACCATGAAAATGTATCCTCTTTTTACAATGGTAAGGACTTGTTTTATTAATTCTGTAAAGCAACTAAGATGTGCATTGTTGCACTGTAGATTTGAAGTGTCATGTTATTTTCCAAATTCTAGAGATTCAGGGCAAATGCCTTTTCCTTTGCTCCCCGTTCATCTATATACTGACAGTGCTAAACGAAATTCAGTTTTCAAGTTATGGTTTTCTCATTTAAATACATGACATTTCAATAGAGAAAACAAGTAATTATGCTTGCACAGTATAATGTGATCTCTTCT
It encodes the following:
- the atp5pd gene encoding ATP synthase subunit d, mitochondrial — encoded protein: MAGRRTAIKAIDWLAFAERVPPNQRAMFNNLKTCSDAISARLASLPEKPAPIDWSYYRKTVAKAGMVDEFEKKFAALSIPEPVDTQTSKISVQEQEANQSAAAYLEASKVRIAHYEKELDKLKNMIPFDQMTTDDLNQAFPETKLDKEKYPYWPHKPIAEL